The genomic DNA GTCGGTGGTGGTGCTGGGCGCCGCGAGGACCCTGCCGGAGACGCTGCGCGAGCGGCTCGGCTTCACGCGCCACCTGTTGCGCGCGGATCCGGACTTCCGCGAGGGCCAGTACGCACCGGGCGAGGGCCCGAGGAAGACGCTGCGCAAGCTGCGCCTGGAGTACCTGCGGCTGGTGAATGGAACCCGGGCGCTCGCCGCGGCGTACTCGGAGCCGGCCGCCGCCGAGCGGGTCCTGGAGGCCGACGCGGACGCCTTCGCGGAGACGTTCGACGCGAACACCTGGGCGCTGTTGTGCACGGCCTACGTGGGAGGAGACGTCTCGGACAGCCTGGCGAAGGTGCGAGCGCCCGTCCTGCTGGTCGCCGCGGCGCAGGACGCGCTGGCTCCGCCGTCGCGCGTCCGGGACACGTACCACCTGCTCACCGCCGCCGGCATCCGGGCGCACTACCACGAGCTGCCCGAGCCGTGCGATCACGCGAGCCTGCTCACCCAGGCCAGACGCCTGCAGGGCCCGATGAGGGACTTCCTGCGCCGCCGGAGCTGAACCCTCTCCCCTGTCCGACGCCGGACGCGCCCTGTCCCGTCCGTGCGCGGCCGGATGCAGGCCCACCCCTCGGGGCGGATTGCGCGCGTGGCGGGCGAACATGAGGTTGCGCCCCACTCGGCAGGAGGGCGTACATGGAGCAACACAGGGGAAGAGCCGCGTGGCTGGTCCGTTGGGGCGCGGCATTGCTCGGGACGCTGGCGTTCGCGTGTGGGCCGATGCCGGAGGAAGCAGAAGCACCGGACGTGGGGGAGCTGCTCACCACGGAGGCCGGGCTCTCCGGTGTCTCCAGCCCCTTCGACGTGACCCGGCCCGCCCTGGAGGCGCAGGCCTCGGGATTCATGGGGCTCTCCGTGGCCTTCGATGGAGACGTGTACCTGGTCGTCTGGGAGGACTCGCGCACCGGAGATGTCTTCGGCGCGCGCGTGAAGCCCAATGGCCGCGTTCTCGATCCGGCGGGCATCCCGCTCAACCTCGGAACCGGCCTGGATGGTGGCCGGCCTCGCGTGGCCCATGACGGCACCCGGTTCGTGGTCGTCTGGGTGAGTGGGGACGGCCTCATGGGCACCCACGTGGAGGGCGACGGCGACGTGCGCGATTCCTTCGTCATCAGCTACAGCGACGAGATCGGCGGGCCCCCCGGCATCGCCTGCACGAAGAAGCTGTGCCTCGTGGCCTACACCGTCTCCGGGGATGACGAGAACGTCGTCGCCGCCGCGCGCATCGACTCCAAGGGCAAGGTGCTCGGCCGGAGCTCGCTCTCCCCCGGGTACAACGATGCGTTCGATCCCGCCGTGGCCTGGGACGGCAGACAGTTCCTGGTCGTCTGGAGCGATGAGCGGGACGGCGACGAGGGGAACATCTACGGCAACCGCGTGCGCAAGGACGGCACGGTGTTGGACGACAGAGGCGTGACCCTCATCGCGGCCGCAGGTGAACAGGCCCTCCCCGATGTGATCTGGACCGGGAGGAACTTCCTCGTCGTCTGGGAGGACGATCGCGGCGAGACGCGGGACATCTACGGCGCCCGGCTGCGGAGCGACCTGAAGGCGATCGAGACCACGGGCTTTCCCATCACCGACCATCCCGGGGCGCAGACCGCCCCGCGCCTGGCTCACGGCGACGGTGAATCGCTCGTCGTCTGGGGCGACAACCTCGAGGAGGTGCTCCGCGCCCGTGGCGCTCGCGTCTCGGATGCTGGCGAGGTGTTGGATCCAACGGGCTTCACCCTTCCCTCCTTCGAGGGCTTCCCTCGGGCGAGCGAACCGGCGGTGGCCTCGAACGGCCGCCACTACTTCGTCACGTACAGCGCCCAGGCCGAGGGCGCCGATCCCTACGACCCGAACAACCACATCCTCGGCACCCGGGTGAGGCACGACACGACGGTTCTGGACTCGCCGCCCCTCCTGTTCACGCGCTCGGCCACGGCGCAGAAGGAGGCCGCCTCCGCGTATGGCGCCGGTCACTACCTGGTCGTCTGGCGGGAGGCACGTGCCAACGAGCCCGTGCGCCTGCTGGCCACGCGCGTGCGCACCGATGGCCGCGCCCTCGGCCCGCCCATCGTGCTGCCCGCCAGGCCCGATTCGCGCAACACGTCGGTGGCCTTCGACGGAGCGTCCTTCCTGGTGGTCTGGGACGAGGACGGCACGGACGACCGCCGGGACGTTCGCGGCGCACGGGTGAGCAGCGCCGGCGTGCTGCTGGACGCCGTCAGCCTGCCCATCGCCGTGCTGGAGGACTCGGAGATCACTCCCGCCGTGGCCTCCTCCGGGGATGGCTTCCTCGTGGTCTGGGAGGACGGGCGGAGCAGCGGCGTGTTCGGCGATGTCTCCGACCTCTACGGCACCCGCGTCAGCTCCGCGGGCGTGGTGTTGGATCCCGGCGGCTTCCTCATCGCGGGCACCCTCCTCACCGAGCAGACGCCCTCGGTCATCCACGCCGGGGGCCACTACCTCGTCACCTGGGTGCACTTCGACTTCACGAAGCTCGAGACGGAGACGAGCATCCGCGGCGCGCGCGTGTCGGAGAGCGGCACGGTGCTCGACTCGCCGGGCTTCCTCATCGGCCCGGGCCCGTCCTTCGACGCGCCGCCCGCCCTCTCCTTCGACGGGACGAACGTGCTGGTGGCCTGGGCGGAGGGTCCGTTCATGGCCGGCACGCGGATCTCCGCGGCCCGCGTGAGCGGCGGCGGTGCCGTCCTGGACGCCGTGCCCCTCACCGTCGCCGAGGGTGAAACGCCCCGGACGCGGCCCACCGCCGCCTTCGATGGCTCGAACCATTGGCTGGTGTGGGAGGAGAAGGGGCAGTCCATTCCCGAGAACGAGCCCGTGGACCTGTACAGCGCGCGCATCCGGCCCGACGGCACGGTGCGAGACCCCGGAGGCCGGCCCATCGCCCGGCACGACGCGCCCGAGTACGAGCCCGTCGCCGTCTCCAACGGCGCCGGACGCACGGCGGTGTTCTACACGGAGTTCGTGACGGAAGAGGACGTGATGAACACCCGCATCCAGGGGCGGCGGCTCACGGGCCCCTGAGGCCCGCGGCCGCGATCACCCCTTCCCGTCCGTCACCGGGGCGGGGGGGGATGCAGCAGCCGGCCGCGCAGCGCTCCCACGATCATCCCGATGCCGATGTCGTTGTTGCCGCCCTGGGGGACGATGATGTCGGCGTGGTGCTTGGAGGGCTCGACGAAGCCCTTGTGCATGGGGCGCACGTGGCGCAGGTACTGGCCCACCACGCGGTCGAAGTCGTACCCGCGCTCGTGGATGTCGCGCTCCAGGCGCCGGATGATGCGCAGGTCGTCGTCGGTGTCCACGTAGATGCGCACGTTCATCTCGTCGCGCAGCGCCTTCATGTGGAGCACGAGGATGCCCTCGATGAGGATCATGTCCCCGGGGTCCACGCGCACCGTTTGATTCTTCTGACGCGTGGACGCGACGAAGTCGTAGACGGGCTTCTGGATGGGCCGGCCCGCCTTGAGCTCGCGCAGATGCTCCACCATCAGGTCCGTGTCGAAGGCGTCCGGGTGGTCGAAGTTGACCTCCCGGCGCTCGGCGAGCGTCATGTCTTCCAGGTCCCGGTAGTACGAGTCCTGGTCGATGAAGGCCACGCGGCAGTCGGCGAGTGCGTCGCGGACCTTCCGGGCGACCGTCGTCTTGCCGGAAGCGGTACCACCGGCGATGCCAACGACGAGGGGTGACGACATGGGCGCGAACTACCCTAGAGGGAGGGGCGGGCGCAAGGCTCCGTCGAAAACCCGACAGAACGGGTGCTCTCTCCTCCAAGGGTCTGGTGCTCGACGGGCTTCCCTCCTCCATCCGGTAGTTCACGATTCCACTGTCAGTCTCAGAACTCGAACCGACCCGGGTGGATGAGTCAGGTTTCTCGGTTCCAGTGGCAAAGTTAAACTTCACTCGGAGCAAAGCTTCTTCGACTGCCCGCCATCGAGGCTCCCCGGTCCGTGCCCCCCACAGGCGCGCCCGGCCTTCACCTCTCTCGTTGGGGGCAGACATGAATACCGGCTCTGTCGAGGTTTCTCGTCGTCTCGAGGCTGGATCTGGAAAGGGGACCTGGGGGTGGGTGCTCCCGAGCACCGCGCTCCTGCTGGCGGCGGTGAGCGCCTGTGGTCCGGCGGAAGGGTCGCTCGAGCCCCTGGCCTCGCGGGAACAGGCCCAGGAGATGGACACCAACAATGGCCTGTCGCTCAACGGGCTTTCACTCAACGGCCTGTCGCTCAACGGGCTCTCGCTCAACGGCCTGTCCCTGGAGGGCCTGTCCTCCCCCGAGTTCGATTCCTGGTTCCGGACGAACCCGGAGCTCAACGACCTGGTGATGAAGTACGTCGTCCTCTGCGCCGTGCCGGCCGGGGTGCGGCGCACCTACACGAATACCCATACGGGCGAGATCTATGTCTGGACGGGGAAGCTGGGACTCGCGCCGGACTGGAGCAACGGCTCGCCCGTCACCGTCACCGAGCAGCGGATCGTCTCCGCGTGCCTGGCGGCCCACGCCAACAAGTACGGAATCAACATCCCCATCTCCGTGCAGGGGCTGAGCGCCACGGGCGTGCCCATCCCCGTCTCCACCGCGGAGCTGCTGCTGTTCTCGGAGAAGGAGGCCTGCTTCTTCGGCAACCTCTTCACCCAGGAGTCCATCTACGTCGGCAATGACGGGCGCCCGCTCAACGACCGGGAGAGCACCGCGCGCGCCTGCGCCCTCTCCACCCGGAGCAACCTGGTGAGCCAGGAGTGCCCCCCGATGGTCCGCGTGGAGGCGGACTGCTCGAGGTTCTGCACCCTGGATGCCTCGCGGAGGTTCTACGTGTCGTGCACCTACGGCGGCATCACCTGGCCGACCATCACGACGCGGATGCTCCGCAGGGACATCTACACCTGCGGAGACGGCGTCTGTCAGCGCACCGAGTCGTGTGGAACGGGCGAGTCGTATGACAACTGCGGCAGGGATTGCGGCCCCTGCCCCTGAGCCTCACCCGCGCCGCAGCAGGCCGCGAGCGAGCCCCTCCGCCAGCAGCGCGGAGGGCACGGCCTCCACCGGCTGGGGAGCCCGCGCGAGCGAGCGCAACACCTCCAGCAACGACGGGGGCACCGTCAACACCTCGGGTCCCCTCCCCCTGCGCCGCACGACGAAGCTCCACGGGCCCGGAGCCGGACGCCGGGCCACCTGCGCGAGCGCCTCCAGGCCGCTCACGTCCAGCACCTCGCACGCCCAGGCCCTCCCCGTGAGGTGACGGCGCAGGGACTTCGCGGCGAAGACGAGCTCGGTGAGATCCGCGGGGAAGGTGCCCACGCGCACGTCCTCGGCCAGCCCCACCTGCCCCGGAGCGGGCGCGGCGAGGGGGCGCATCATGAAGACGTTGGGCAGGAAGGTCTCGAAGGAGACCGCCGCCGCCACGCCCTCGTCCGGGTGCTCGCGTAGGCGGCGCCGCGTCCAGGCCGCGAAGGCGTGCCCCGGCGAGCGGCCCAGGCCCTCGAAGAGCTCGCGGAACTCCCGGGAGGCGGTGAAGGCGCGCAGATCGTCCCGCGTGCCCGCGAGCAGCAACCGGGAGATGGGCCAGTCGCGATCGAGCGTCTCGGCCACCACCGCGAGCCGGAAGTCCGTCTCCGCGCGAGCCCCCTCCGTGTCCCCTCCGGTCTCCGGCTTCGCGCCATAGCCGGTCTCGTAGAGGGACCAGGGCTGGCTCTCCCCCGTGAAGGCCGGCGCGGGCTCCGTCACCGGGGTGAGCGCGAGCGGAGGCCGGGGCGCCGAGGGCACCAGCTTTCGCAGGCGGCGCAGCGTGAGGAGGGCCACCTCGAGCGGGTGCCCGTCTCCCTCGAAGGTGACGGCGCGCAGCGAGGGGCAGCGCGGCAGCAGCGACTCCAGCAGGCCGAAGAGCTCCTCGCGCACGGGCTGGGTGTGGTCGTCCACGTAGTAGCCCCGCCCGCCCCGGCGGGTGATGACGCCACCGGCGATGTGGATCTCGATGACCTTGTCGAGCGGGAAGCCGTCGAGTCCCGCCTCCAGGGGCAGTCGAGCGGCGAGCTGGTAGCTGAGCAGGTGCCCCAGATCGAGCAGCATCGGCAGACCGGTGCGCGCGTGCACGCGGGCCATGAAGTCGAGCACGTGCAGCTCACCGCGCTTCGCGAAGGCGGCGGGGTTCTCCAGCGCGAGCGGGACGGACAGGTGGGACTGGACGTGGAGCGCGTGCGCCACGGAGTCGCGGACACCGGCCTCGGTGAAGGGCGGCGTGAAGTAGAGGTAGCCCGGGAACGGCTGTCCTCCCGAGTGCCACCAGCCGATGTCGTTGCCCACCCAGGCGCTGCCCACGGCGCGCGCGTGCGCGTCCAGGTCCGCGAGCACCTTGCCGGGCTCCAGCTCGGGGCCGTAGAGGTTGAGGTGCACGGGGTGGAAGAGCACCGGCACGTCCTGGCGGCGCTCCCACATCTGGGGGAAGAGCGAGGCCTGCGCCCGCGTCTCGTCGAGCGACAGGGGGGCGCTGTACTCCACGAAGTCGAAGAGGCCGGGCGACTCGGCGAGCAACCGGTAGGGATGCGGCTGATCCGCCGCGTCGAGGTTGCTGCTGAGGCCCAACCCCCGCCAGGGGAGCTGCCAGGCTGCCGCGTCAGGAAGGCTCATGGGGCATCAACCCTACAGCCTGCACGGGCCATTCTCAGTGCCCGAATGCGGCAATCTTCCCGGCCCTCCGGCATGCTCGCGGCCGGGGTGACGAGATGACCGCACGTGGTACGTGGAGCTGTCTGCTGGCGTTGATGGGAAGCCTGGGATGCGCCGGCATCCAGCAGGTACCGGAAGCACCACCCCCCGAGGTGCCACCCCAGGTGATCAGGGCCGATCTCCACGTGCACGTGACCATGCGCGAAGCACTCCGGCCCTTCTTCCAGGGAGAGCCGGGAGATGGAGTGCTGGCGGGCTCGCACGCGGAGCGCCTCGTCAACCAGGTGGATCCGGCGGCGCTGCGGCGGGCGGGAGTGCGGTTGATCCTCGCGACGGTCTGGCCGCCTCCGGCCACCCGTCCCGGCCGGAGCGCGCTGGGCGAGGCGCTCCACCAGCTCGAGGAGCTGGAGGCCTTCGCCCGGAGGAGCCCGGACTTCGTGCTGGCGCACAGCGCCGAGGAGGCACGGCGGGAGCTCGCGCGCGGGCAGCTGGTGCTGGTTCCCGCCATCGAGGGCGGTGAGGGCATCCGGCGCGTGGAGGACGTGGATCTGCTTCACGCGGCGGGAGCGAGGTCCATCACCCTCGTGCATTTCTTCGACAACCCGCTGGCGGACGCCGCGGATGACCAGTTCGGCCCGCTGGTGGGAGGCCTCACCAATGGGCGGGAGGGCGGTCTCACGCCGCTCGGAGTGGAAGCGGTCCGGAGGATGATCCAGCTCGGCATCCTCATCGACGTGGCCCACGCCAGCGACAAGGCGATCGAGGACGTGCTCGCCATCACCGAGCCCGCGGGCGTGCCGATCCTCTACTCACACACCGGAGCGGGATGGGCCGAGACGCGCTGCCTGAGCACGCCGCTCGCCCAGCGGATCGGCCGGAGCGGAGGACTGATCGGAATCGGACTCTTCCGCTCTCCATTCCAGGAGGTCCCCCTCACCGAGCGCTGGGAGGGCTTCCAGCCGGGGACCTGTGATGACGACGTCGCGCACTGGCTCCACTACGTCCGGCACACGAGCCCCGAGGCCGTCATGCTCGGCAGCGACTTCAGCAGCGTCATCCTCCGCGCCAGCCCGGGAGGCGCCTGCGCGCGCGGCATGCGCCACGCGGGAGATCTGCCCGCGCTGTTCGCCGCGCTGGAGGCCCGTGGCATCACGCGCGACAACCTCGACAGCTCGGGAGAACGGGTGCTGCGTCTGCTCGAAGCAGTCGAGGTCCGCTCAGACCCCGGGGTCCGTCAGTCGGCCCGGAAACTTTCTCCGCCACGGGACGACCTCTTCCCCGATTGAGGAAAAGACCCATGACACGGTGTGGCATATGATCGCCGGGTCCCTCCCCACCCCGGTGTACATCGCCAGCCGGGAAGCGCTGCTTGCTTCCAGGGATCGGCTGCCCTAACTGGCCCGCCATGCTCGCTCACTCGGTCGTGAATGGAACCAGGACCTGGACCACCCCGAACGGGGAGCAGCAGCTCTGGACACCCGCGCCTCACGTCATCGTGACGAAGTTCCAGGGCGCGATGTACGACGCCCACCTCGCCCACCTCGCCATGGTGACCATCGAGGGGCTGGTCGCCTCCCAACCCAAGATGGACATCTTCCACGACTGGGAGGGCATGGAGCTCTACGCGACCGAGGCGCGCACGCTGATGACGGATCGCGCCGTGCCGCTCGCGCCCCGGATCAACTCGCTCGGCGTGCTGTTCGGCTCGAAGGTGGTCCGGATGGGCGTGTCGATGGCCAGCCTCAAGCTGGGCGGCATCTCCCTGTACAAGAGCCGCGAGGACTTCGAGCAGGCCGTGCGCCAGGCCGTGGAGTCCAAGCCCGGCACGTTCAAGCCGAAACCACGGGAGTGAGCGCCCAAGAGGAGCGCTACCCGCCCTCCCCACCACGGCCATAGGCCTGGTCGAGGATGCGCTCGGCGCCGAGGCCACTCGACTTCGCCGCCTCCACGTCGAGCCCCTCTCCGTGCCCCTCGCCCCGCCCCTCGAACGAGACCTGCCCGTCCTCGAAGACGGCGGTGCGTGGGCAGGAGGGCAGCTTCAGCGCGGAGCGCAACACCTCGCAGGGTTGGGACTCGGCGGCATCGAACACCGCGCCGTCCTCGCGCTTCGTGCGCACGTAGTGCACGCGGCCGTCCGCGAAGCGTACGGATGTCACCCCACGCCCCAACAGGGACTCCACCCGCGAGCGCGGGCGAGACTCGCGCCACGGCTCCTGTCCTCCTCGGGAGAACAGCAGCCACTCGCGCCAGCGGAGCGGAGCTGCCTGGAGCGCCCGCTCCTCCTCGGGCCGCACGCGCACGGTTCCGAGGAAGGCCTGGCAGTGCGTCGTATCGCAGACCGGACGGCCCGGGTGCCTGCTGCCCGCGTGCCGCTCGTTGTGCGCCGCCACGCGCGCGAGCGCCACCCTCGCCTCACCCTGGAGTGATGCGTCCTCCGCCGCCACGACTCCCGCCGTGTATTGCAGGCGCGTGGTGCGGAAGACGAAGTCCGAGCCCCGCCGCGCCTTGAGGGCATTCGGGCCGATGGGGACTCCGGCGGGCGGCGTGTAGGGCGGCGGACGGGACTCCGTGAAGATGCCGGCGTAGTCGCGGCCGGCC from Archangium lipolyticum includes the following:
- a CDS encoding alpha/beta fold hydrolase, coding for MYQTTGSYSLPVALPLEEGGLLGGAQIAWSAYGERSDDNVAVLLHDLSHSHRALGPVEDSAYQPSGWGTELVGEGRPLDTSAMHVVVPNLLGSPFGSTSPVTVDTRVGRAYGAAMPTMTVTDMARAVAATLRGMKVERARTLVGVGLGGLVALQLAALFPELMASVVVLGAARTLPETLRERLGFTRHLLRADPDFREGQYAPGEGPRKTLRKLRLEYLRLVNGTRALAAAYSEPAAAERVLEADADAFAETFDANTWALLCTAYVGGDVSDSLAKVRAPVLLVAAAQDALAPPSRVRDTYHLLTAAGIRAHYHELPEPCDHASLLTQARRLQGPMRDFLRRRS
- a CDS encoding DUF692 domain-containing protein — protein: MSLPDAAAWQLPWRGLGLSSNLDAADQPHPYRLLAESPGLFDFVEYSAPLSLDETRAQASLFPQMWERRQDVPVLFHPVHLNLYGPELEPGKVLADLDAHARAVGSAWVGNDIGWWHSGGQPFPGYLYFTPPFTEAGVRDSVAHALHVQSHLSVPLALENPAAFAKRGELHVLDFMARVHARTGLPMLLDLGHLLSYQLAARLPLEAGLDGFPLDKVIEIHIAGGVITRRGGRGYYVDDHTQPVREELFGLLESLLPRCPSLRAVTFEGDGHPLEVALLTLRRLRKLVPSAPRPPLALTPVTEPAPAFTGESQPWSLYETGYGAKPETGGDTEGARAETDFRLAVVAETLDRDWPISRLLLAGTRDDLRAFTASREFRELFEGLGRSPGHAFAAWTRRRLREHPDEGVAAAVSFETFLPNVFMMRPLAAPAPGQVGLAEDVRVGTFPADLTELVFAAKSLRRHLTGRAWACEVLDVSGLEALAQVARRPAPGPWSFVVRRRGRGPEVLTVPPSLLEVLRSLARAPQPVEAVPSALLAEGLARGLLRRG
- a CDS encoding dipeptidase, with the protein product MTARGTWSCLLALMGSLGCAGIQQVPEAPPPEVPPQVIRADLHVHVTMREALRPFFQGEPGDGVLAGSHAERLVNQVDPAALRRAGVRLILATVWPPPATRPGRSALGEALHQLEELEAFARRSPDFVLAHSAEEARRELARGQLVLVPAIEGGEGIRRVEDVDLLHAAGARSITLVHFFDNPLADAADDQFGPLVGGLTNGREGGLTPLGVEAVRRMIQLGILIDVAHASDKAIEDVLAITEPAGVPILYSHTGAGWAETRCLSTPLAQRIGRSGGLIGIGLFRSPFQEVPLTERWEGFQPGTCDDDVAHWLHYVRHTSPEAVMLGSDFSSVILRASPGGACARGMRHAGDLPALFAALEARGITRDNLDSSGERVLRLLEAVEVRSDPGVRQSARKLSPPRDDLFPD
- the udk gene encoding uridine kinase, which produces MSSPLVVGIAGGTASGKTTVARKVRDALADCRVAFIDQDSYYRDLEDMTLAERREVNFDHPDAFDTDLMVEHLRELKAGRPIQKPVYDFVASTRQKNQTVRVDPGDMILIEGILVLHMKALRDEMNVRIYVDTDDDLRIIRRLERDIHERGYDFDRVVGQYLRHVRPMHKGFVEPSKHHADIIVPQGGNNDIGIGMIVGALRGRLLHPPPPR